One Polaribacter sp. SA4-12 genomic window carries:
- the purN gene encoding phosphoribosylglycinamide formyltransferase encodes MKRIVIFASGSGSNAENIIKFFNHTKTAKVTNVLCNNEHAKVFERCKKLEINCLYFNKTEFSSTDVILNRLKKEADYIILAGFLWKIPQRIIDAFPNKIINIHPALLPKYGGKGMYGMNVHKAVKENKETETGITIHFVNANYDEGAIIFQAKTTLLSVDSPEIIAEKIHFLEQKHFPKVIEEVILNKNE; translated from the coding sequence ATGAAGCGTATTGTTATTTTTGCATCTGGTTCAGGATCGAACGCAGAGAATATTATTAAGTTTTTTAATCACACTAAAACCGCTAAGGTTACTAATGTGTTGTGTAACAATGAACATGCCAAAGTTTTTGAAAGATGCAAAAAACTAGAAATCAATTGTTTATACTTTAATAAAACAGAATTTTCTTCTACCGATGTTATTCTAAATAGGTTAAAAAAAGAAGCAGATTACATTATTTTAGCTGGGTTTCTATGGAAGATTCCACAGCGTATTATTGATGCTTTTCCTAATAAAATCATTAACATTCACCCTGCTTTATTACCTAAATATGGTGGAAAAGGAATGTATGGAATGAATGTTCATAAAGCTGTAAAAGAAAATAAAGAAACAGAAACTGGTATCACAATTCACTTCGTAAATGCCAATTATGATGAAGGAGCTATCATTTTTCAGGCAAAAACGACGCTTTTAAGCGTAGATTCTCCTGAAATTATTGCAGAAAAGATTCATTTTTTAGAGCAAAAGCACTTTCCGAAGGTTATTGAAGAGGTAATTTTAAATAAAAATGAGTAA
- a CDS encoding acyl carrier protein — MSDIASRVKAIIVDKLGVDDNEVTTEASFTNDLGADSLDTVELIMEFEKEFDIQIPDDQAENIGTVGQAVSYIEEAKK; from the coding sequence ATGTCAGACATTGCATCAAGAGTAAAAGCGATTATCGTAGACAAATTAGGCGTTGACGATAACGAAGTAACAACAGAAGCGAGCTTCACAAATGATTTAGGAGCAGATTCTTTAGATACTGTTGAGTTAATTATGGAATTCGAAAAAGAATTTGATATTCAAATACCAGATGATCAAGCAGAAAACATTGGAACTGTAGGACAAGCTGTAAGTTATATAGAAGAAGCAAAAAAGTAA
- the fabF gene encoding beta-ketoacyl-ACP synthase II produces the protein MQLKRVVVTGLGALTPIGNNIEEYWNALVNGVSGAAPITSFDAAKFKTRFACELKDFNVTDFINRKDARKMDRFTQYAMVASDEAIADANLDLEKINKYRVGVIWGAGIGGLETFQNEAINFGAGDGTPKFNPFFIPKMIADIAPGNISIKNGFMGPNYTTVSACASSANAMIDALNYIRLGTCDVIVTGGSEAAVVISGVGGFNAMKALSTRNESPETASRPFDAERDGFVLGEGAGALVLESYEHAKARGAKIYAEVIGGGMSSDAYHMTAPHPEGIGVIAVMKNCLENAGIKPEDVDHINTHGTSTPLGDVAELKAISNVFGDHAKNININSTKSMTGHLLGAAGAVESIAAILAMKHGIVPPTINHVNIDENINPDLNLTLNKAQKRDIKVAMSNTFGFGGHNACVAFRKLEE, from the coding sequence ATGCAATTAAAACGAGTTGTAGTCACTGGACTTGGCGCTTTAACGCCAATTGGTAATAATATTGAAGAATATTGGAACGCATTAGTTAACGGAGTTAGCGGTGCAGCACCTATCACAAGTTTTGACGCTGCCAAGTTCAAAACTCGTTTTGCATGTGAATTAAAAGATTTTAACGTAACGGACTTTATTAATAGAAAGGACGCACGTAAAATGGATAGATTTACACAATATGCAATGGTTGCTTCAGATGAAGCAATTGCAGATGCAAATCTAGACTTAGAAAAAATTAACAAATACCGTGTTGGTGTAATTTGGGGAGCAGGAATTGGAGGTTTAGAAACTTTTCAAAACGAAGCTATAAATTTTGGAGCTGGAGACGGTACACCAAAATTTAATCCTTTCTTTATCCCAAAAATGATTGCAGATATTGCGCCAGGAAATATTTCTATTAAAAATGGATTTATGGGGCCAAATTATACTACTGTTTCTGCATGTGCATCATCTGCTAACGCAATGATAGATGCTTTAAATTATATTCGTTTAGGAACTTGTGATGTAATTGTAACTGGTGGCTCTGAAGCTGCAGTTGTAATTTCTGGTGTTGGTGGTTTTAATGCTATGAAAGCATTATCAACAAGAAACGAAAGCCCAGAAACAGCGTCTAGACCTTTTGATGCAGAACGTGATGGTTTTGTGTTAGGTGAAGGAGCAGGTGCTTTAGTTTTAGAAAGCTACGAACACGCAAAAGCAAGGGGAGCAAAAATTTATGCTGAGGTTATTGGAGGAGGAATGTCTTCTGATGCTTATCATATGACAGCACCACATCCTGAAGGAATTGGTGTTATTGCTGTAATGAAAAACTGTCTTGAAAATGCTGGAATTAAACCAGAAGATGTAGACCATATTAATACACATGGTACTTCTACGCCTTTAGGTGATGTTGCGGAATTAAAAGCAATTTCTAATGTTTTTGGTGATCATGCTAAAAATATTAATATCAACTCTACAAAATCTATGACAGGTCACTTGTTAGGAGCTGCAGGAGCTGTTGAATCTATTGCTGCAATTTTAGCAATGAAACATGGCATTGTACCACCTACAATTAATCATGTTAATATCGACGAAAACATTAATCCTGATTTAAACTTAACGTTAAACAAAGCTCAAAAGCGCGACATTAAAGTAGCTATGAGTAATACATTTGGTTTTGGAGGACATAATGCTTGTGTTGCATTTAGAAAGCTAGAAGAATAA
- the rnc gene encoding ribonuclease III gives MNFIRKIVKPRNQEDEQLYNELKKLLNFSPRKINQYKKAFTHRSVQMTDSKGIPINYERLEFLGDSILGSVIAAYLYKKVPTGNEGYLTQMRSKIVSREHLNELGKDLNLIRFVKSNIDQANVGDNIHGNIFEALVGAIYLDKGYNASHKFIYKNVIVPYVDIEKLEGKITSYKGLIIEWCQKQKKKYSFDTYEDSGNETIKHFSVKISIDGELIAKGRATSKKKAEEQASKRVYFAFQKQIKLS, from the coding sequence ATGAATTTTATTCGTAAAATAGTTAAGCCTCGCAATCAAGAGGATGAACAATTATATAACGAATTAAAAAAACTTCTTAATTTTTCACCTAGAAAAATAAACCAATACAAAAAAGCATTTACACACAGATCTGTGCAAATGACAGACAGTAAAGGAATTCCTATTAATTACGAACGTTTAGAGTTTTTAGGAGATTCTATTTTAGGTTCTGTTATTGCTGCTTATTTATATAAAAAAGTACCTACAGGTAATGAAGGTTACTTAACACAAATGCGCTCTAAAATTGTAAGTAGAGAGCATTTAAATGAATTAGGTAAAGATTTAAACTTAATCCGTTTTGTTAAAAGTAATATAGATCAAGCAAATGTGGGCGATAATATTCATGGTAATATTTTTGAAGCGTTAGTAGGCGCTATTTATTTAGATAAAGGATACAATGCTAGTCATAAGTTTATTTATAAAAATGTAATTGTACCTTATGTAGATATTGAAAAACTAGAAGGTAAAATAACTAGCTATAAAGGTCTAATTATTGAATGGTGTCAGAAGCAAAAGAAAAAATACTCATTCGATACTTATGAGGATTCTGGTAACGAAACCATTAAGCACTTTAGCGTAAAAATTAGTATCGATGGCGAACTAATTGCTAAAGGAAGAGCAACTTCGAAGAAAAAAGCAGAAGAACAAGCTTCTAAAAGAGTGTATTTTGCTTTTCAAAAGCAAATTAAGTTAAGTTAG
- a CDS encoding IPExxxVDY family protein, whose protein sequence is MDDFCEEEYSLIGIHSTLEDYKLAYLLNRNLNTRFYKAKEDLEFVREKKKASFAIYNYENKEYDFDWFLIANSYTRENQTVSNELLLTSETKTYLIPEKRKVDFFLKICGEVEYEFVMKTINKIKNIENVITAFSIDKNTLKSKDFLIF, encoded by the coding sequence ATGGACGATTTTTGCGAAGAAGAATATTCTTTAATAGGAATCCATTCTACATTAGAAGACTATAAACTTGCCTACTTACTAAACAGAAACCTGAACACTCGGTTTTATAAAGCAAAAGAAGATTTAGAGTTTGTAAGAGAAAAAAAGAAAGCTTCTTTTGCTATTTATAACTATGAAAATAAAGAATATGATTTTGATTGGTTTTTAATAGCTAATAGTTATACAAGAGAAAATCAAACCGTTTCTAACGAGTTATTATTAACTTCAGAAACAAAGACATATTTAATTCCAGAAAAGAGAAAGGTAGATTTTTTTCTGAAAATTTGTGGAGAAGTAGAATACGAGTTTGTTATGAAAACAATAAATAAGATTAAAAATATCGAAAATGTTATAACTGCATTTTCAATTGATAAAAACACCCTCAAGTCTAAAGACTTTTTAATATTTTAA